The following is a genomic window from Lysinibacillus sp. JNUCC-52.
GCATCTTGGACTATATCTTTAAATTCTGCTGCTGATTGACCATGGACATTTGCCGTAATGGCATCTCTTATTTGAAAATTCATCTATTTCGCCTCCTTAGTCATAATTTGTCCACTGACATTAGAAATATGTATAAAAATTAATGAAAAACATAGGATTTTTTAAAATTCTCTCGATATTTCGTTTAAATTTAGGCAGATATTTATGCAAATCTGTAGAGAATACTTGTAAAAGGGTTATTCGACGAGCTTTTTACCGCAAGTTAAGCTAAAAACACCTAGGAATAATGGACTGTGCACAAGTCGTTAGGAAAGTATCAGTGCCATTTGAAAAACAAACACAAATTGTTTCACCACAACAGCCTTTTGAAGAAGTATTAGAATTGGTGCAACCGATGATTTCCTCCATATTATCAAAGTGCCATATTTACAAAGACTTTGAGTATTATCGTCAAATTGCAGCAATTGCTGTATGGAAAGCATATAGCAATGCAGATCCTTCGAAAGGGCAATTTTCTGCCTATATTTATACAACCGTGAAAGGTGAAATTTTGAAAGAACTTACGAAAGAAAGAAGATTTCAGGACAAGGAAATATTAATGGCTGATGACACGTTGAATTTTATACGTTGTCGGGAGAAACAAATCAATCCACTTGGAGAGTGTCTTTTAGTAGATAAAATAATGGACCAATTAACAGAGGATGAAAGAAAGATACTGCAACTATATTACCTAGATGGTTATAGGTATGAAGAAATAGCTAAAGTACTACAGGTATCAGTCGCTGCAATTAAAAAAAGACGTACTAGACTAATAAAGAAACTACGTCGTCACCTTAATGAGTAAACTAAATTACTACTAAAAGATAATAAAAGTATGCTAATATCAAAATAAATTGAATATTAGCATACTTCACTTGTTGCATACAAAGTCCAATAAAAATGCTATGATTTGTAAGAAGTCAAAGAAATATACAATTTTAATACGTTTAAATATAATATGTAGGTAGAGTTACCTATCTATTTTGATTGTGTATATATTGATATGGAGGGTTAGTATTGGAAAACGCGTGTAATCATTTAGATAAAAGGGAGATATGGTATAGTGCGATACCACTGCTTCTATTGATTCCTCTTTTAATATTCAATAATCAGCTTATGTCTATTTTTACAGAAGGAAATATCCTCGGTTATTTAAGATTAATTATGAAAATATTAATTGTTGTATTCACGATGACAATTGCCATTCATTCTTGGCTTGTATTTTCGCAGTTATTAATCAATCATACATTATACATAGGTAGTGTTTTCTTTCTTATCGCTTTGCTAGAGATTGCTAATATTGTCATATCAGTCCCACAAAGTGTAGACACAATATTAATAGGCGTCTGGATACAAATTTTTATGCGAATGGCTTTAGTAATAGGGATTCTACTTATTATTGCGAAGCCTAGAAAAAAGTTAACATTGGCTCACCGGAGGGTAGCTTATGGAATAGCGATTTTGTCTGTTATGCTTATGCTTTTTAGTTTATATAAGGTACAGCCATTCCTTGAAGAGCATCAGCCAATAACTCCTCATACAGTACAATTATTGACTGGCGCTATACAAGGGGTTTCCATTTATTTTTTAAGCAAGCATTTTAAAAGTGCACGAAAACAGGTTTTGTGGTTAATTAGTGGGTCCGTATATTTAATTTTGAGCGATGTTGTGTTTATTTTTAGCAAAGACGACAATGCTATTTGGATGTTTATTGCACTGTTTTACCAGTTTTCAGCTTATTACGTTTTTTTAAAGGCGATTTACTATACATCAGTTGAGAAACCATATTTACAGCTATTAAAAATTAAGCAAGACCTGGAACAATCACAACAGGAGCTTACTTTTCAAGCATATCATGATGATATTACCCAACTGCCAAATGAGCGTCTTTTATTAAAAACATTGAAAGAGGAGCTGCATAAGGATAGTAAACGAAAGGCGGTTATTTCTATTGAAATTGACCGACTTGCCACCATTAGTGATTCCTTAGGTATTAGCAATTCCAATAAAATGATGAAACTTGTAGCGGAAAGGATTCAAGCAATGCTACCGCCGCATTATTTTGCAACGAAGTTACGGGAAAGCCAATTTGTTATTTATATTAACCATGTACAAACACAAGAAGAACTAATACAGTTTTGTTTGAACATTAAAAGTACGATGGAAAAACCTTTACAAGTTCAGCTTTTCTCATTAAAAGGGAATGTTAATATGGGTATTGCATTCAATGAAAAAAATTGTTCTGCTGAAGAATTATTGATGCATGCACAGCTGGCAATGCGTGAAGCAAGCCAAATACCACAACGTTTCCTTTTCTATAAAGAGCATATGTCAACGGGCGTGACAGATCGTATATTGCTGGAGCAGGAATTACATAGAGCACTCGATCAACAGGAATTTTATTTGGATTACCAGCCCCAAATTAATTTGAAAACAGGGAAAATAGAATCGGTGGAGGCGCTTGTCCGTTGGCGACATCCAGTTCATGGTTTTGTGCCGCCTGATAAATTTATTGACATTGCCGAAGAGTCAGGGCTAATTATTCCTCTCGGTAAATGGATACTTGAAACAGCATGCTTGCAAGCAAAGGCATGGGAAGCACAAGGTCTACCTAAAATGAAGGTTGCTGTTAATTTATCGCTAGGACAATTATTCCAGCAAGATTTGGTGCAAATGGTGAAGGAGATTTTACAGCGAAGTAAGCTGGAACCAGCCTATCTACAGTTGGAAATAACCGAAAGTATGACAATGAATATTGATCAAATGACTCAATTACTACATGAGTTAAAGGCATTAGGAATTCAAATAGCAGTCGATGATTTTGGCACAGGGTACTCGTCCTTGTCATATTTAAAAGAATTTCCAATTGATTGTTTAAAAATTGATCGCGCTTTTGTACATAATATTCAGCATGATGCTAATGATGAAGCACTCGTTTCTATGATTCTTTCCATGGCAAAGCATTTACGTTTAAAGGTTGTGGCTGAGGGGATAGAAGAAGTGGCTCAACTGGCTTTCCTTGTTGCAGGTGACTGCGATTATATTCAAGGCTATTTATTTAGTAAACCTATTACTGCCGAGCAGCTGACCGCGACTTTTTACGATTTACATGTACATGCTAATGAGATTTTAGAGCAGTACAAATGCGGTAAAGAAAATAATTAATGAACCGAGTGAAAGCGAAATAAAAGGTAAATCCGCATTGACTTAAGTTGGACAGCTAATTTAGAAGTGATAAGCTGATCGACCTAAGTACAATGCGGATTTTTTAAGTTGGGTTGTTTAATGAACGAGGTATTCTTCTTTTAGCTCGGAAATTGTGACTTCTGAGCGTTCTTCTAGTGAGCGACGTAAATGAACGGTAGCTGTTTTACCATCATCATGTAACTGATCAATCCAGACAGAAACGCCATTATAGCTCACTTCATATTCCTTTGGAGAGGCAACAATTTCTTGTGCGCGTAGATAATCCAATTGATGTCCCTCCTTATTTTTTTTGCTTATTTTTCGTTACGGAATTAATAAGCTCTGTAAATTCTTGTGAAAATTCTTCTTTTACTTTATTCGGCGCAATTTTTTGGTTTTTTGGCGTTTGCGGTAATGAACCTTTGTTATTGCTTTGCCCTTGCTTATTATCTCTTCCCATAGTTGAGTGCTCCTTTCGCTTTAATATTTCTTAATATGGCTTTGAATTCATATTTTTATCAAGGGAAAAACTAGGGAAACATAAGAATAACATGTAGCAATGCAAAAATATTTAGTGGTTCATTTGCTTATAAAATATCGTGCTGAGGATAAGGATAAAGTATGTTTATTTTTTGATTGAAAAATTATTATCTAACAGTGCCCAGTTTTGTGGGAAAGGAAAACCTAACGCCCAGTAACTAATACCACGTAGATGATATTCCTTAGTTAGGTCAAACTTAGCTTGAGCGCTTCTTGCATCTTCAAACCAAACTTCATGATTGCGTCCTTGCTTGTCAACATAGCGAAAATAAGGGGAATGTGTTGTTAGATCATATTGAATAGTTGCCCCATATTGTTGTGCTCTTGCAACCGCTTCTTGAGGGCTAAATGTTTCTGCTTCCTGACCTTTCACATGTGGAATGAGCCAATCGCGTGCATAAATTTGGAAGCCTAAAAATATTTTATTAGCGGGTATTACTGTTAGCGCATATTCCACAACCTTCCTCATTTCATTAATTGGAGAGATTGCCTGTGGAGGTCCTAGTCGATAGCCCCATTCATATGTCATTAGCACGACAAAATCCACAATTCTGCCATGTGCCTCATAATCATATGCTTCATAAGTTGATCCTGCTGGAGATGGCCCTGTTTTAGGAGCGAGTGCAGTTGAAACTAAAAAGCCTTTCGGATGAAGGCGATCAACGGCTAATTGAAGAAATTGGTTATAGTTTTCTCGATCTGCAGGTAGGACATTTTCGAAGTCTATATTTAGCACTTTATAGCCCTTATCTTCCATGACTTTTAATATATTATCGATGACTTTTTCTGATAATTGTTGATTTGACAATATCACGTGGGTTAAGTTGGACCCGCTTTCTGTAGAAGTGAAGTTCGTTAAGGTTAACATCGGAATAATATTTTGAGAGTTGGCAGCAGTTATCATTGCTTTGTCGTTTAACGGTTCCAATGTTCCATCTTCGTTCATCAAATAAGCAAACGGGCTAAAATACGTAAGTAGAGAGCCTAATGCATTTAGTGACTGTACTGCTTTTTCAGGTGTTTCGTACGTATAGGCATTTATTTCAATAGTAGGTTTCATTCGTGGAATAATTAAATGCGAACCTACATAGATCATATTGGGGTTTGTAATATCGTTTTCCTCTATTATGGCCTGTACGGTTGTATTATAGTCCTTAGCGATTTGCGATAATGTCTCGCCACTTTCTACAACATGAATGATGGGAGGAATAATTAGTTTTGTTCCTGGTGTTAAAAGATCGGGGTTTGTAAGATGATTTACTTGGATAATGGATTGCAGTGACACGTGATATTGTTGGGCAATAGACGACAACGTTTCTCCTTTTTTAACGGTATGTGTTGTAAAAGAAGAAGGTATAACGAGTGATTGTCCAATCACTAATTGATTTGGGTCAGGTAAAGCGTTTAATTGAATAATAGCGCTCATTGGTGCAGCATAGCGGTTCGCAATTTGCCATAGTGTTTCACCAGCGCTTACTACATGTATTAACATTCGGTCTCCTCCTAAATAGGTTTTGTTAATGCATCATATGTAACTAAATATCTACCTAATGATGAAATACAGTGTTATTTTTAAATGTTTAATCATTTCAATACTCATATTTTTTTCTTATTAGTTATACATAGTATAGTAGATGCGAATTGTATCATTAGAGAAAGGAGCTGGACGTTGAAGAAAGTAAAGCTCACAGGAAGAATTGTTAGCCCAGGTGATCCAGATTATGATGAAGCGAGAACAAATAATAATTTAAGTGTGCCAAAATTCCCGAGTAAAATTGTTTTTTGTCAAAGAACTAAAGATGTAATCAATGCGTTAAAGTGGGTTAGGGAAAATAATGAAGATTTTCGAGTAAGGAGCGGACGACATCATTATGAAAACTACTCCTTAGTGAATCACGGTCTGATTATAGATGTCAGTGAAATGGATGATATCACCGTTAATGTGGAAAATGGAACTGCTCGAATTGAGGCTGGTGCAAATCTTGGAAAAGTGTACCGTACATTATGGCAACATCGTATGACAATCCCTGCTGGTACCGAAAGTAGTGTTGGCATTGTGGGCTTGACATTAGGTGGTGGGATTGGGATGTTATCACGTCATTTTGGGCTTACTTGCGATCAATTAATTGAAATTGAAATGGTTAGAGCAAGTGAACATCAAGGAGCAGAGTTAATTCAAGCAAACCGACATGTAAATAGTGACTTGTTTTGGGCTAGTTGTGGCGGTGGTGGGGGCAATTTCGGTGTTGTTACTGCCCTTACGTTCAAGCTTCAACCTATTTCAGACGTTACCCTTTTTGCTATCGTGTGGGAGTGGGATGATTTTGAGATTGCATTTGATGCTTGGCAAAAATGGGCGCCATTTACCGATGAACGCATAACTTCACAAATAGAGCTAAAATCACAGGAAGTGGGCGAAATTGTTGTGCAAGGTTTGTTTGTAGGTGAGGCGTCGGAATTAAAAAAGCTTTTACGCCCTTTAAGGAAAAGTGGTTCACCTACGGAAGTGTGGATAAAAGAAGTACCGTACATAAAAGCGGTACGATTTTTTGATGTTGCAAGCGGCAATCAACCAGCATTCCGCAAACGATCAGGCTCTTTTA
Proteins encoded in this region:
- a CDS encoding LysM peptidoglycan-binding domain-containing protein, whose product is MLIHVVSAGETLWQIANRYAAPMSAIIQLNALPDPNQLVIGQSLVIPSSFTTHTVKKGETLSSIAQQYHVSLQSIIQVNHLTNPDLLTPGTKLIIPPIIHVVESGETLSQIAKDYNTTVQAIIEENDITNPNMIYVGSHLIIPRMKPTIEINAYTYETPEKAVQSLNALGSLLTYFSPFAYLMNEDGTLEPLNDKAMITAANSQNIIPMLTLTNFTSTESGSNLTHVILSNQQLSEKVIDNILKVMEDKGYKVLNIDFENVLPADRENYNQFLQLAVDRLHPKGFLVSTALAPKTGPSPAGSTYEAYDYEAHGRIVDFVVLMTYEWGYRLGPPQAISPINEMRKVVEYALTVIPANKIFLGFQIYARDWLIPHVKGQEAETFSPQEAVARAQQYGATIQYDLTTHSPYFRYVDKQGRNHEVWFEDARSAQAKFDLTKEYHLRGISYWALGFPFPQNWALLDNNFSIKK
- a CDS encoding bifunctional diguanylate cyclase/phosphodiesterase, with translation MENACNHLDKREIWYSAIPLLLLIPLLIFNNQLMSIFTEGNILGYLRLIMKILIVVFTMTIAIHSWLVFSQLLINHTLYIGSVFFLIALLEIANIVISVPQSVDTILIGVWIQIFMRMALVIGILLIIAKPRKKLTLAHRRVAYGIAILSVMLMLFSLYKVQPFLEEHQPITPHTVQLLTGAIQGVSIYFLSKHFKSARKQVLWLISGSVYLILSDVVFIFSKDDNAIWMFIALFYQFSAYYVFLKAIYYTSVEKPYLQLLKIKQDLEQSQQELTFQAYHDDITQLPNERLLLKTLKEELHKDSKRKAVISIEIDRLATISDSLGISNSNKMMKLVAERIQAMLPPHYFATKLRESQFVIYINHVQTQEELIQFCLNIKSTMEKPLQVQLFSLKGNVNMGIAFNEKNCSAEELLMHAQLAMREASQIPQRFLFYKEHMSTGVTDRILLEQELHRALDQQEFYLDYQPQINLKTGKIESVEALVRWRHPVHGFVPPDKFIDIAEESGLIIPLGKWILETACLQAKAWEAQGLPKMKVAVNLSLGQLFQQDLVQMVKEILQRSKLEPAYLQLEITESMTMNIDQMTQLLHELKALGIQIAVDDFGTGYSSLSYLKEFPIDCLKIDRAFVHNIQHDANDEALVSMILSMAKHLRLKVVAEGIEEVAQLAFLVAGDCDYIQGYLFSKPITAEQLTATFYDLHVHANEILEQYKCGKENN
- a CDS encoding YfhD family protein; protein product: MGRDNKQGQSNNKGSLPQTPKNQKIAPNKVKEEFSQEFTELINSVTKNKQKK
- a CDS encoding FAD-binding oxidoreductase; this encodes MKKVKLTGRIVSPGDPDYDEARTNNNLSVPKFPSKIVFCQRTKDVINALKWVRENNEDFRVRSGRHHYENYSLVNHGLIIDVSEMDDITVNVENGTARIEAGANLGKVYRTLWQHRMTIPAGTESSVGIVGLTLGGGIGMLSRHFGLTCDQLIEIEMVRASEHQGAELIQANRHVNSDLFWASCGGGGGNFGVVTALTFKLQPISDVTLFAIVWEWDDFEIAFDAWQKWAPFTDERITSQIELKSQEVGEIVVQGLFVGEASELKKLLRPLRKSGSPTEVWIKEVPYIKAVRFFDVASGNQPAFRKRSGSFIEKPFPHVAIARMKQFLANAPNRNASIWQQSLRGAVGQIGSSKTAFYYRTALIAQEYITSWENHEAENENVQWVEDIRRTLSPFTMGDYVNFPDQSIQNWPTAYYGRNFRRLREVKTKYDPYNVFTFPQSIPTIKKWM
- a CDS encoding sigma-70 family RNA polymerase sigma factor encodes the protein MDCAQVVRKVSVPFEKQTQIVSPQQPFEEVLELVQPMISSILSKCHIYKDFEYYRQIAAIAVWKAYSNADPSKGQFSAYIYTTVKGEILKELTKERRFQDKEILMADDTLNFIRCREKQINPLGECLLVDKIMDQLTEDERKILQLYYLDGYRYEEIAKVLQVSVAAIKKRRTRLIKKLRRHLNE
- a CDS encoding H-type small acid-soluble spore protein is translated as MDYLRAQEIVASPKEYEVSYNGVSVWIDQLHDDGKTATVHLRRSLEERSEVTISELKEEYLVH